From Echeneis naucrates chromosome 7, fEcheNa1.1, whole genome shotgun sequence, one genomic window encodes:
- the casz1 gene encoding zinc finger protein castor homolog 1 isoform X4 has product MAAKRKGGLKLNAICAKLSRQVVFDSSSQNAEGDQSVAENSERGSSHYDDNETNFPEGLSLNQSLEEDQKRREAIEKWVNGEYSDELQAPDDEHEHELKVSNDEDGPPEGVYMVQPKGCSDEEDNAEEADPTAGSHDGSYHDDKDADDRPSKDDTCIPPSEAQSRQAPFSSPGEASALRDYAANTMNEFLGMFGYDDQQVRDELTKKISFEKLKAATSDPSSLSSEEASRRARFSKYEEYIRKLKAGETLPWPMHVSPPKPDDLNSKLAQEKSATILQSSGCPPGAEAQIYPSSLDHKQPGGPQLGASQPPNPSHMQSMASRASKYDFFIQKLKMGESLQQQNGNAYKRPSKYDLENVKFLHLFKPGEGNPDMGGAIAFKTGKVGRPSKYDIRTIQKLIPGNPEAPMMPNVLASAPGNPGAPGDPTVGAAGSSISLDQSGHISFNTSDYLKSSFSKTDSITTGTVSSVKNGLPTDKPAGDDINLYQKYIARFSGSQHCGHVHCAYQYREHYHCMDPECNYQVSRFTSKQDVIRHYNMHKKRDNSLQHGFMRFSPLDDCSVYYHGCHLNGKSTHYHCMQVGCSKVYTSTSDVMTHENFHKKNAQLINDGFQRFRATEDCGTVSCQFYGQKTTHFHCRRPGCTFTFKNKCDIEKHKSYHIKDDAYAKDGFKKFYKYEECKYEGCVYSKATNHFHCIRSGCGFTFTSTSQMTSHKRKHERRHIRSSGVMGLSSTFLPPKDEPEESSNDDLMDFSAISSKNSSLSASPTTQQSTTVPHLLATPTTAVSSSSTTGHTLKPTPSLSSAGQRMSNLLSQTLPSNMPVALALSNSALATNPFFPLMPRLPLQPPPPAASLISAASSGAHSMPTDSLAQAGTDGVMASTPTSFATSSIMEKISASKGLISPMMARLAAAALKPSNNPDTGNGQPASASQFNLVQVKQEPADSNSGASQDSAQEHSLDLSKKDHSNESNGHPVPGNTSLLSSLMNKMSQVNPVLFNAMNLKTELEAGHGSDTSEAAQYLNRVLKRPLAEKPTEIWRTYLRRFDTDDFCEAQCDFLQKVHFHCLVEDCGALFSTVDGAIKHANFHLRATLKVKSEPQFGEGKESGEGAPLQPAAPVSMANNPSMDVTHLTSSGSYSSPPASLLAWKQLAGSIPQMPASMPNLPANSPLATTSLENAKPQVKPGFLQFQENDPCLATDCKYSNKFHFHCLFGNCKYVCKTSGKAESHCLDHINPNNNLVNIRDQFSYYSLQCLCPNQHCEFRMRGHYHCLRPGCFFVTNITTKLPWHIKKHEKAERRAANGFKYFTKREECGRLGCKYNQVNSHFHCIREGCQFSFLLKHQMTSHARKHMRRMLGKNFDRVPSQAMPLGQRADEMQHASGMVSGSLTTPTPGINSTFSSTTMDETDDYMDYMGGGGSPLGLSSESSNQDRSCTSTPVGNDSSPAGQGYPATTSAPTTPADTSATQNALPSSPPPLPPPPPPPSAPQPGLQSQAPSLSPALLRPPLPSLPYLLSPSCLSYSLLSASLGATRSVVMPTNTPAFSPIIATPSPVKNDVPIVQDAAGNTISIPTATGAKKRFWIIEDMSPFGKRRKTASSRKMLDEGMMLEGFRRYDLYENCKDSSCQFSLKVTHYHCTRENCGYKFCGRTHMYKHAQHHDRVDNLVLDDFKRFKSSLSCNFPDCQFSGNSTHFHCLRCGFRCTDSTKVTAHRKHHGKQDVISAAGFCQFSSSADCEVPDCKYKLKCSHFHCTFPECKHTVVGMSQMDSHKRKHEKQERGELPSVSPKQEGVHHLGGSVSAVPPASMGLSTSSAGGLHVLSHNINSSTPSMLYPTSDMASNYSHPYPPSSISLDGSLNLGTDTSSSLFFLKNAAGLGLSDSLDLSKKIHHDVARSGRNTTPQLGLPATQDDTTGTSGEAEDDLSPEEEVHAEEEEEDEEEEEEEGEEDLNTDSNDDSIAEPDGEKDNDENFDASINHTDTSQLEKQDTDP; this is encoded by the exons atggctgccaaAAGGAAAGGTGGCCTAAAACTCAATGCTATCTGTGCCAAGCTTAGCCGCCAGGTGGTGTTCGACAGCAGCTCCCAGAATGCTGAGGGAGACCAGAGTGTAGCGGAAAACAGTGAGCGTGGCAGTTCCCACTACGATGACAATGAGACCAACTTCCCTGAGGGCCTGAGCCTAAATCAGAGCCTAGAGGAGGACCAGAAGAGACGCGAGGCCATTGAGAAGTGGGTCAATGGCGAGTACAGCGATGAGCTGCAAGCTCCTGACGATGAGCACGAGCATGAACTCAAAGTCAGCAATGACGAAGACGGCCCTCCTGAGGGCGTGTACATGGTACAGCCCAAAGGCTGCAGCGATGAAGAAGACAATGCAGAGGAGGCCGATCCTACGGCAGGGTCTCACGATGGCAGTTACCATGACGACAAAGACGCTGATGACAGGCCTTCAAAAGATGACACCTGCATACCACCAAGCGAGGCCCAGAGTCGCCAAGCACCTTTCTCCTCTCCAG gagaAGCATCTGCCTTGCGAGACTATGCAGCAAACACCATGAATGAGTTTTTGGGAATGTTTGGTTatgatgaccagcaggtaaGGGATGAGCTGACCAAGAAGATCAGCTTTGAGAAGCTCAAAGCCGCTACCTCAGACCCCTCATCCCTCAGCAGTGAGGAGGCCTCACGGCGCGCCCGCTTCTCCAAGTATGAAGAGTACATTCGCAAGCTAAAAGCTGGCGAGACCCTACCTTGGCCCATGCATGTTTCACCACCCAAACCAGATGACCTCAACTCAAAACTGGCCCAAGAAAAGAGTGCTACCATCCTCCAGTCCTCTGGGTGCCCCCCGGGGGCAGAGGCACAGATCTACCCCTCCAGCCTGGACCACAAACAGCCAGGAGGACCTCAGCTGGGCGCATCTCAGCCACCCAACCCATCTCACATGCAGAGCATGGCATCCCGAGCCTCCAAGTATGACTTCTTTATTCAGAAGCTGAAGATGGGTGAAAGTCTACAGCAGCAGAACGGTAATGCCTACAAGCGGCCCTCCAAGTACGACCTGGAGAACGTGAAGTTCCTGCACCTTTTCAAGCCTGGTGAGGGCAACCCTGACATGGGCGGCGCCATCGCCTTTAAGACTGGCAAAGTGGGCCGCCCTTCGAAATATGACATCAGAACAATTCAGAAACTGATTCCAGGAAACCCAGAGGCCCCGATGATGCCCAATGTCCTCGCCTCAGCACCGGGTAACCCCGGAGCTCCTGGTGACCCGACTGTAGGTGCAGCTGGGTCGAGCATCTCATTGGACCAGAGCGGACACATAAGCTTCAACACCTCCGACTACCTGAAGTCCAGCTTTTCCAAGACTGACTCCATCACTACGGGCACTGTATCCTCTGTGAA GAATGGCCTGCCAACAGATAAACCCGCCGGTGACGACATCAACCTCTACCAGAAATATATTGCCAG GTTCTCTGGAAGCCAGCACTGTGGACACGTGCACTGTGCCTACCAGTACAGAGAGCATTACCACTGCATGGACCCTGAGTGTAACTACCAGGTGAGC AGATTTACCAGTAAGCAGGATGTAATCAGGCACTACAACATGCACAAGAAGAGGGACAACTCCCTACAGCATGGATTCATGCGCTTCAGCCCTTTGGACGACTGCAGTGTCTACTACCATGGCTGCCACCTCAATGGAAAAAGCACCCATTACCACTGCATGCAG GTGGGCTGCAGTAAGGTGTACACCAGCACCTCAGATGTCATGACCCATGAAAACTTCCATAAAAAGAATGCCCAGCTGATCAATGATGGCTTCCAGAGATTTCGTGCCACCGAGGACTGCGGCactgtcagctgtcagttttATGGACAGAAGACTACACACTTCCACTGCAG GCGCCCAGGCTGCACATTCACTTTCAAGAATAAGTGTGACATTGAGAAGCACAAGAGCTACCACATCAAGGATGATGCCTATGCCAAAGATGGCTTCAAGAAGTTCTACAAGTATGAGGAGTGCAAATACGAAGGCTGCGTGTACAGCAAAGCTACCAACCACTTCCACTGCATCCGTTCAGGCTGCGGCTTCACCTTTACCTCCACCAGCCAGATGACCTCCCACAAACGCAAACACGAGCGTCGGCACATTCGATCCTCAGGTGTCATGGGCCTTTCTTCCACCTTCCTGCCGCCAAAGGACGAGCCAGAAGAATCGAGCAACGATGATCTGATGGATTTCTCCGCCATCAGCAGCAAGAACTCAAGCCTGAGTGCCTCGCCTACGACCCAGCAGTCCACCACTGTACCACACCTGTTGGCCACGCCCACCActgctgtctcctcttcctctacaacaggccacaccctcaaGCCTACACCCTCACTGTCCAGTGCGGGCCAGCGTATGTCCAACCTGCTGTCTCAGACCCTGCCCAGCAACATGCCGGTAGCTCTTGCTCTTTCCAACAGCGCCTTGGCCACCaacccttttttccccctcatgcCCCGGCTGCCTCTCCAACCACCCCCGCCAGCCGCCAGCCTCATATCGGCTGCATCCTCTGGGGCTCACTCCATGCCCACCGACTCACTGGCCCAAGCAGGGACCGACGGAGTCATGGCGTCTACCCCAACCTCCTTTGCCACCTCCTCCATCATGGAAAAGATCTCAGCGAGCAAAGGCCTGATATCGCCCATGATGGCCAGACTGGCAGCTGCCGCCCTGAAGCCCTCCAACAACCCAGATACAG GGAACGGGCAGCCGGCTTCAGCCAGCCAGTTCAATCTGGTTCAAGTGAAGCAGGAGCCAGCGGACAGCAATTCTGGGGCCTCCCAAGACTCCGCTCAGGAGCACAGCCTGGACCTGAGCAAGAAAGACCACAG TAATGAATCAAACGGACACCCCGTACCAGGGAATACATCTCTTTTATCCTCGCTTATGAATAAG ATGTCCCAGGTGAACCCTGTCCTCTTCAACGCTATGAACCTGAAGACGGAGCTGGAGGCAGGGCATGGCAGCGACACCTCCGAGGCAGCACAATATCTGAACAGAGTGCTGAAGAGGCCTCTGGCAGAAAAACCAACCGAGATATGGAGGACATATCTCCGCAG GTTTGACACAGATGACTTCTGCGAGGCTCAGTGCGACTTCCTCCAGAAAGTGCACTTTCACTGCTTGGTAGAAGACTGTGGTGCGCTCTTCAGCACCGTGGATGGGGCCATTAAGCATGCTAA CTTCCACCTCCGGGCCACATTGAAAGTGAAGTCAGAGCCTCAGTTCGGCGAGGGCAAGGAGTCTGGTGAGGGAGCGCCACTGCAGCCCGCTGCCCCGGTCTCTATGGCCAACAATCCCTCCATGGACGTGACACACCTCACTTCCTCCGGCAGCTACAGCTCCCCTCCTGCATCGCTGCTTGCCTGGAAGCAGCTGGCCGGCAGCATCCCTCAGATGCCGGCCTCCATGCCCAACCTGCCAGCCAACTCACCACTGGCCACCACTTCTTTGGAGAATGCTAAGCCGCAAGTCAAACCTGGTTTCCTGCAGTTCCAGGAAAA CGATCCCTGCTTGGCTACAGACTGTAAATACTCAAACAAGTTCCACTTCCACTGCTTGTTTGGGAATTGCAAGTATGTGTGCAAGACCTCTGGCAAGGCCGAGTCCCACTGTTTGGACCACATCAACCCCAACAATAACCTGGTCAACATCCGCGATCAATTTTCTTACTACTCTCTCCAGTGTCTCTGTCCCAACCAG CACTGCGAGTTCAGAATGAGAGGCCACTATCACTGTCTGCGGCCTGGCTGCTTCTTTGTCACTAACATCACCACCAAGCTGCCGTGGCACATCAAGAAGCACGAGAAGGCAGAACGCCGTGCCGCCAATGGCTTCAAGTATTTCACTAAGAGAGAGGAATGTGGAAGGCTgg GTTGTAAGTATAACCAGGTCAACAGCCACTTCCACTGCATCCGTGAGGGCTGCCAGTTCTCCTTCTTGCTCAAGCACCAGATGACCTCACATGCGCGCAAACATATGAGGCGGATGCTGGGGAAAAACTTTGACAGAGTCCCATCCcag GCAATGCCGCTTGGCCAGAGGGCAGATGAGATGCAACATGCGTCTGGTATGGTGTCTGGGTCCTTAACGACTCCAACGCCTGGTATCAactccaccttctcttccacCACCATGGACGAGACTGATGATTATATGGACTACATGGGCGGAGGAGGCAGCCCCCTGGGCCTCTCCTCCGAGTCCTCCAACCAGGACCGAAGCTGCACCAGCACACCAGTGGGCAATGATAGCTCTCCAGCAG GACAAGGCTACCCCGCCACCACTTCTGCTCCTACCACCCCTGCTGACACTAGCGCTACCCAAAATGCACTtccttcttcccctcctccactaccaccacctcctcctcctccctccgctCCTCAGCCTGGTCTCCAGTCCCAGGccccatccctctctcctgctctcctccgACCTCCTCTCCCCTCACTCCCATAcctcctctctccatcctgTCTGTCATACTCTCTGCTCAGCGCCTCTCTGGGAGCCACTCGGAGTGTTGTCATGCCAACCAACACACCAGCTTTCAGCCCCATCATTGCCACTCCGTCTCCGGTTAAAAATGACGTCCCTATAGTACAGGATGCTGCAG GCAACACCATCTCCATTCCCACGGCCACCGGTGCAAAAAAGCGCTTCTGGATCATTGAGGACATGTCACCATTCGGCAAGCGCCGCAAGACTGCGTCGTCACGTAAGATGTTGGATGAGGGGATGATGCTGGAGGGCTTCCGGCGGTATGACCTCTATGAGAACTGCAAAGACTCAAGTTGCCAGTTTTCCCTGAAGGTGACCCACTACCACTGCACACGAGAAAACTGCGGCTACAAGTTCTGTGGTCGCACTCACATGTACAAGCATGCACAGCACCACGATCGCGTGGACAATCTGGTCCTGGATGACTTCAAACGCTTCAAATCCTCACTCAGCTGCAACTTCCCCGACTGCCAGTTTTCAGGCAACAGCACCCACTTCCATTGTCTTCGCTGCGGCTTCCGCTGCACCGACAGCACCAAGGTGACGGCCCACCGCAAGCACCACGGCAAGCAAGATGTAATCAGCGCCGCCGGTTTCTGCCAGTTCAGCTCCAGCGCCGACTGCGAGGTTCCTGACTGCAAATATAAGCTCAAGTGCTCACACTTCCACTGCACCTTCCCCGAGTGTAAGCACACGGTGGTGGGCATGTCCCAGATGGACTCCCACAAGAGAAAGCATGAGAAGCAGGAGCGAGGCGAACTGCCATCTGTGTCACCCAAACAAGAAGGAGTGCACCACCTGGGAGGAAGCGTGTCAGCGGTCCCTCCAGCCTCCATGGGCCTTTCTACTTCCTCAGCTGGCGGCCTCCACGTGTTATCCCACAACATTAACAGCAGTACTCCCTCCATGCTTTACCCAACCAGCGACATGGCATCCAACTACAGCCACCCGTATCCACCGTCCTCCATCAGCCTGGATGGCTCCCTCAACCTGGGCACCGACACCAGCAGCTCCCTGTTCTTCCTGAAGAACGCAGCCGGTCTGGGCCTCAGCGACTCACTGGACCTCAGCAAGAAGATTCACCACGACGTAGCGCGATCAGGCCGCAACACCACACCCCAGCTAGGTCTGCCGGCAACTCAGGACGACACCACAGGAACATCTGGAGAAGCTGAAGATGACCTGTCGCCAGAGGAGGAGGTGCacgcagaggaggaggaagaagacgaggaagaggaggaggaagaaggagaggaggatctCAACACTGATTCAAATGATGATTCGATTGCAGAGCCTGACGGTGAAAAGGACAATGATGAGAATTTTGATGCTTCCATTAACCACACTGATACTTCCCAACTGGAAAAGCAAGACACTGacccatga